The genome window CGTCAGCATGGTGAAGGCCTCCGATTCAGATGCGGTCCAGGATGCGGAAGACGAACGGATGGTCGTCCTTCTCGCCCGCATCATGGCGTTCGTTCAGCGTCTCGGCAAACAGGGATTCGTCGAACGACGGGAACATCGCATCGCCCTCGGGGTCCGCCTCCACCTCGGTGATGTAGAGCCGTTTCGCGCGCGGCAGGGCCGCCTCGAACAGGGCCGTGCCGCCGATCACGCAGATCTCGTCAATGCCGTCGTCCCCGGCCGTCTCGCGCGCGATGTCGATGGCGTCGGCCAGGTTGGAACAGACCACCGCCCCCTTCGCCTTGCCCCGCTCCTCATAGGACAGGTCGCGCGACAGCACGAGATTGAGCCGGCCGGGCAGGGGCCGCAGCGGCAGACTCTCCCACGTCGAGCGCCCCATGATGCAGGGCTTGCCCAGGGTGATCGCCTTGAACCGCTGCAGGTCGGATCGCAGCTTCCACGGAAGGTCGCCGTCCCGACCGATGACGCCGTTGCGCGCCCGGGCGACGACGAGGGCGATGTGGGGGATGGTCATCAGGTACGCTCCAGCCAGTGCAGCCATTTGTGCTGCATGGCCTGTTCGATATCGATCCCGGCGCGATCACAGTAGATCAGCAGCATGCCGAGCACATCGGCGGCCTCGTCGGCCAGCGCCCCGGGATCGGCTTCACCGCGCGCACGGCCCGAGACGCGCAGATGTTCGGCGGTCAGTTCGCCCAGCTCCTCCTGCAGCTTGAGGATGGCCCAGTCGCCGGAGCGGTCGATGCCGTGCGCTGTGGCGTAGATGTCGGAGATGCGCAGGACGTCTGCGGCGAGATCTGAAATCTTCACAGGGGGTGCGCGGCGACCCACGCCTCCATACTTCTCATCAGGGTGGATATCGGCAGCCGGTCGATGTCACGCCGGGAAAAGCCCCGCGCGACCAGCGAATCGTCATTGTCTGCCATGAAGTCAGTGAACTGATCCCACAGGCGCGCTGGCCCGTCCGCGTCCAGCCGCGCCTCCTGATCCAGCCAGTCCCGAACGGCAGTGAACGCTTCCAGCGGCTGGTTCCCATGGGCCACGATGTCGGAGCTCGACAGGTCCGA of Brevundimonas subvibrioides contains these proteins:
- a CDS encoding dihydrofolate reductase, producing the protein MTIPHIALVVARARNGVIGRDGDLPWKLRSDLQRFKAITLGKPCIMGRSTWESLPLRPLPGRLNLVLSRDLSYEERGKAKGAVVCSNLADAIDIARETAGDDGIDEICVIGGTALFEAALPRAKRLYITEVEADPEGDAMFPSFDESLFAETLNERHDAGEKDDHPFVFRILDRI
- a CDS encoding phosphoribosyl-ATP pyrophosphohydrolase; its protein translation is MKISDLAADVLRISDIYATAHGIDRSGDWAILKLQEELGELTAEHLRVSGRARGEADPGALADEAADVLGMLLIYCDRAGIDIEQAMQHKWLHWLERT